In one Xiphophorus couchianus chromosome 17, X_couchianus-1.0, whole genome shotgun sequence genomic region, the following are encoded:
- the tbc1d30 gene encoding TBC1 domain family member 30 isoform X6: MRQERLPAGRRPRAVGRQRPQGPAGVGGIISSVLRKRNGISRSAPRLLCTLEPGVDTRLKFTIEPSLGNNGFQQWYDALKAVARLPTGIPREWRKKVWLTLADRYLHSISINWDKTLRFTFNERSNPDDDSLGIQIVKDLHRTGCSSYCGQEGEQDRVVLKRVLLAYARWNKSVGYCQGFNVLAALILEVTEGNESDALKVMIYLIDKVLPESYFANNLRALSVDMAVFRDLLRLKLPRLSQHLHHLQKVANREAGGSYEPPLTNIFTMQWFLTMFATCLPAPTVLRIWDSVFFEGSEVLFRAALAIWERLGERIEDCQTADEFYSTMGGLTQEMLEQNLLHPAQLMQDVYSMAPFPFPQLAELREKYTYNITPFPTAAKVNTKVNASSGPSGWDSEEDADVDDDDSVAAALGCLGPLGGLLAPELQRYQKHLKDQRVEQGNIAELSPGAVGGAATGSGRAEHQAAVNSMMLERMSTDITALKKQYGRIKRRQQQQAMRLCIRTGPGPGMAISPGVLQDRLNKPGSGSDPEAHDKCLATQVLASQLNPSSAVINHLLLGRKPRGPSRTFRPGSAGSPCRRRRASSSTGSPGSRRGSPGRNHARQHRRNPARVRARIGVRDSEVREDDDDEDDEEEGESGCEEEVKVEEVEVRLDSLDLENQATQNSHTDPEPEPDEEARRAAAPLPPPDSDRPGEPDSAGSDGPDAEPSTSSSSPGSPLPPSSSSLSPPLPSSSSFPGPPPPPSSSSPGSPLPPSSSSPGSPLPPSSSSPGSASPLPSSLSPPLPPSSSSAPRQPLFSPFPSIKQPRKSLAARNLGLYGPTSRTPTVHFPQLSRSLNRSSAAGATGRR, encoded by the exons ATGAGGCAGGAGCGGCTCCCCGCCGGCAGGAGGCCCCGGGCGGTCGGCCGGCAGCGGCCGCAGGGCCCGGCGGGGGTCGGCGGCATCATCAGCAGCGTCCTGCGGAAACGCAACGGGATCTCCCGCAGCGCCCCGCGGCTGCTCTGCACCCTGGAACCAG GTGTTGACACCAGGCTGAAGTTCACCATCGAGCCGTCGCTGGGAAACAACGGCTTCCAGCAG TGGTACGATGCGCTGAAAGCTGTGGCGCGGCTTCCCACCGGGATACCGAGGGAGTGGAGGAAGAAG GTTTGGCTAACGCTAGCGGACCGCTACCTCCACAGCATCTCCATCAACTGGGACAAAACGCTTCGCTTCACCTTCAACGAGCGCAGCAACCCGGACGACGACTCCCTGGGCATCCAGATCGTCAAG GATCTGCATCGCACCGGCTGCAGTTCTTACTGCGGCCAGGAGGGGGAGCAGGACCGGGTGGTTCTGAAGCGGGTTCTGCTGGCCTACGCCCGCTGGAACAAGTCGGTGGGTTACTGCCAGGGCTTCAACGTGCTGGCCGCTCTCATCCTGGAGGTGACTGAAGGAAACGAGAGCGACGCGCTGAAG GTGATGATCTACCTGATCGACAAGGTTCTGCCAGAGAGCTACTTTGCCAACAACCTGCGAGCGCTATCAG TGGACATGGCGGTGTTCCGGGACCTGCTGCGGCTCAAGCTGCCCCGACTGTCTCAGCACCTTCATCACCTGCAGAAAGTAGCCAATCGGGAGGCTGGAG GCAGCTACGAGCCGCCGCTCACCAACATCTTCACCATGCAGTGGTTCCTCACCATGTTCGCCACCTGCCTACCGGCGCCAACCGTCCTCAGGATCTGGGACTCGGTGTTCTTCGAGGGGTCCGAGGTTCTGTTCCGGGCGGCGCTGGCCATCTGGGAGCGGCTGGGGGA GAGGATCGAGGACTGCCAGACGGCGGACGAGTTCTACAGCACCATGGGCGGCCTGACCCAGGAGATGCTGGAGCAGAACCTGCTGCACCCGGCGCAGCTCATGcag GACGTTTACTCCATGGCGCCGTTCCCGTTCCCCCAGCTGGCCGAGCTCAGAGAGAAATACACCTACAACATCACGCCGTTCCCCACCGCAGCCAAGGTCAACACCAAGGTCAACGCAAG CAGCGGTCCGTCCGGTTGGGACAGTGAGGAAGACGCCGATGTGGACGATGACGACTCTGTGGCGGCGGCCCTGGGCTGCTTGGGGCCCCTGGGCGGCCTGCTGGCCCCTGAGCTGCAGAGATACCAGAAACACCTCAAAG ATCAGCGAGTCGAGCAGGGCAACATCGCCGAGCTGAGCCCGGGCGCCGTGGGCGGAGCCGCCACAGGAAGTGGTCGTGCGGAGCATCAGGCGGCCGTCAACAGCATGATGTTGGAGCGGATGAGCACCGACATCACGGCGCTGAAGAAGCAATATGGCCGCATCaagcggcggcagcagcagcaggccaTGCGGCTCTGCATCCGCACAG GACCCGGACCCGGCATGGCCATTAGTCCTGGGGTTCTGCAGGACCGTCTCAACAAACCCGGCAGCGGTTCTGACCCGGAAGCTCACG aTAAATGTCTCGCCACGCAGGTTTTGGCCTCGCAGCTCAACCCGTCCAGTGCCGTCATCAACCACCTGCTGCTGGGCCGGAAGCCCCGCGGCCCGTCCAGAACCTTCCGGCCCGGGTCGGCCGGCTCGCCCTGCAGGCGGCGCCGCGCCTCCAGCAGCACCGGCTCCCCGGGCAGCCGCAGAGGCTCTCCGGGGCGGAACCACGCTCGGCAGCACCGCAGGAACCCGGCCCGGGTCCGGGCCCGGATTGGGGTCCGAGACTCTGAGGTGagggaggatgatgatgatgaagatgatgaagaggaagggGAGTCAGGATGTGAAGAGGAGGtgaaggtggaggaggtggaggtccGGCTGGACTCCCTGGACCTGGAGAACCAAGCAACCCAGAACTCCCATAccgacccagaaccagaacctgatgAAGAGGCGAGGagagctgcagctcctcttcctcctccagacTCAGACCGACCCGGAGAGCCAGACTCAGCCGGTTCTGATGGACCTGATGCAGAACCTTCAACATCATCTTCCTCCCCCGGTTCTCCTCtacctccctcctcttcctcactcagtcctcctcttccttcctcctcttccttccccggtcctcctcctcctccctcctcttcctcccccggTTCTCCTCttcccccctcctcttcctctcccggttctcctcttcctccctcctcttcctcccccggttctgcttctcctcttccttcctcactcagtcctcctcttcctccctcctcttcctcggctCCCCGCCAGCCTCTCTTCTCTCCGTTTCCATCCATCAAGCAGCCCAGGAAGTCTCTGGCGGCTCGGAACCTGGGCCTTTACGGGCCGACATCCAGAACCCCCACGGTCCACTTCCCCCAGCTGAGCCGCAGCCTGAACCGGAGCAGCGCCGCCGGGGCCACGGGCCGGCGGTGA
- the tbc1d30 gene encoding TBC1 domain family member 30 isoform X8 encodes MRQERLPAGRRPRAVGRQRPQGPAGVGGIISSVLRKRNGISRSAPRLLCTLEPGVDTRLKFTIEPSLGNNGFQQWYDALKAVARLPTGIPREWRKKVWLTLADRYLHSISINWDKTLRFTFNERSNPDDDSLGIQIVKDLHRTGCSSYCGQEGEQDRVVLKRVLLAYARWNKSVGYCQGFNVLAALILEVTEGNESDALKVMIYLIDKVLPESYFANNLRALSVDMAVFRDLLRLKLPRLSQHLHHLQKVANREAGGSYEPPLTNIFTMQWFLTMFATCLPAPTVLRIWDSVFFEGSEVLFRAALAIWERLGERIEDCQTADEFYSTMGGLTQEMLEQNLLHPAQLMQDVYSMAPFPFPQLAELREKYTYNITPFPTAAKVNTKVNASGPSGWDSEEDADVDDDDSVAAALGCLGPLGGLLAPELQRYQKHLKDQRVEQGNIAELSPGAVGGAATGSGRAEHQAAVNSMMLERMSTDITALKKQYGRIKRRQQQQAMRLCIRTDKCLATQVLASQLNPSSAVINHLLLGRKPRGPSRTFRPGSAGSPCRRRRASSSTGSPGSRRGSPGRNHARQHRRNPARVRARIGVRDSEVREDDDDEDDEEEGESGCEEEVKVEEVEVRLDSLDLENQATQNSHTDPEPEPDEEARRAAAPLPPPDSDRPGEPDSAGSDGPDAEPSTSSSSPGSPLPPSSSSLSPPLPSSSSFPGPPPPPSSSSPGSPLPPSSSSPGSPLPPSSSSPGSASPLPSSLSPPLPPSSSSAPRQPLFSPFPSIKQPRKSLAARNLGLYGPTSRTPTVHFPQLSRSLNRSSAAGATGRR; translated from the exons ATGAGGCAGGAGCGGCTCCCCGCCGGCAGGAGGCCCCGGGCGGTCGGCCGGCAGCGGCCGCAGGGCCCGGCGGGGGTCGGCGGCATCATCAGCAGCGTCCTGCGGAAACGCAACGGGATCTCCCGCAGCGCCCCGCGGCTGCTCTGCACCCTGGAACCAG GTGTTGACACCAGGCTGAAGTTCACCATCGAGCCGTCGCTGGGAAACAACGGCTTCCAGCAG TGGTACGATGCGCTGAAAGCTGTGGCGCGGCTTCCCACCGGGATACCGAGGGAGTGGAGGAAGAAG GTTTGGCTAACGCTAGCGGACCGCTACCTCCACAGCATCTCCATCAACTGGGACAAAACGCTTCGCTTCACCTTCAACGAGCGCAGCAACCCGGACGACGACTCCCTGGGCATCCAGATCGTCAAG GATCTGCATCGCACCGGCTGCAGTTCTTACTGCGGCCAGGAGGGGGAGCAGGACCGGGTGGTTCTGAAGCGGGTTCTGCTGGCCTACGCCCGCTGGAACAAGTCGGTGGGTTACTGCCAGGGCTTCAACGTGCTGGCCGCTCTCATCCTGGAGGTGACTGAAGGAAACGAGAGCGACGCGCTGAAG GTGATGATCTACCTGATCGACAAGGTTCTGCCAGAGAGCTACTTTGCCAACAACCTGCGAGCGCTATCAG TGGACATGGCGGTGTTCCGGGACCTGCTGCGGCTCAAGCTGCCCCGACTGTCTCAGCACCTTCATCACCTGCAGAAAGTAGCCAATCGGGAGGCTGGAG GCAGCTACGAGCCGCCGCTCACCAACATCTTCACCATGCAGTGGTTCCTCACCATGTTCGCCACCTGCCTACCGGCGCCAACCGTCCTCAGGATCTGGGACTCGGTGTTCTTCGAGGGGTCCGAGGTTCTGTTCCGGGCGGCGCTGGCCATCTGGGAGCGGCTGGGGGA GAGGATCGAGGACTGCCAGACGGCGGACGAGTTCTACAGCACCATGGGCGGCCTGACCCAGGAGATGCTGGAGCAGAACCTGCTGCACCCGGCGCAGCTCATGcag GACGTTTACTCCATGGCGCCGTTCCCGTTCCCCCAGCTGGCCGAGCTCAGAGAGAAATACACCTACAACATCACGCCGTTCCCCACCGCAGCCAAGGTCAACACCAAGGTCAACGCAAG CGGTCCGTCCGGTTGGGACAGTGAGGAAGACGCCGATGTGGACGATGACGACTCTGTGGCGGCGGCCCTGGGCTGCTTGGGGCCCCTGGGCGGCCTGCTGGCCCCTGAGCTGCAGAGATACCAGAAACACCTCAAAG ATCAGCGAGTCGAGCAGGGCAACATCGCCGAGCTGAGCCCGGGCGCCGTGGGCGGAGCCGCCACAGGAAGTGGTCGTGCGGAGCATCAGGCGGCCGTCAACAGCATGATGTTGGAGCGGATGAGCACCGACATCACGGCGCTGAAGAAGCAATATGGCCGCATCaagcggcggcagcagcagcaggccaTGCGGCTCTGCATCCGCACAG aTAAATGTCTCGCCACGCAGGTTTTGGCCTCGCAGCTCAACCCGTCCAGTGCCGTCATCAACCACCTGCTGCTGGGCCGGAAGCCCCGCGGCCCGTCCAGAACCTTCCGGCCCGGGTCGGCCGGCTCGCCCTGCAGGCGGCGCCGCGCCTCCAGCAGCACCGGCTCCCCGGGCAGCCGCAGAGGCTCTCCGGGGCGGAACCACGCTCGGCAGCACCGCAGGAACCCGGCCCGGGTCCGGGCCCGGATTGGGGTCCGAGACTCTGAGGTGagggaggatgatgatgatgaagatgatgaagaggaagggGAGTCAGGATGTGAAGAGGAGGtgaaggtggaggaggtggaggtccGGCTGGACTCCCTGGACCTGGAGAACCAAGCAACCCAGAACTCCCATAccgacccagaaccagaacctgatgAAGAGGCGAGGagagctgcagctcctcttcctcctccagacTCAGACCGACCCGGAGAGCCAGACTCAGCCGGTTCTGATGGACCTGATGCAGAACCTTCAACATCATCTTCCTCCCCCGGTTCTCCTCtacctccctcctcttcctcactcagtcctcctcttccttcctcctcttccttccccggtcctcctcctcctccctcctcttcctcccccggTTCTCCTCttcccccctcctcttcctctcccggttctcctcttcctccctcctcttcctcccccggttctgcttctcctcttccttcctcactcagtcctcctcttcctccctcctcttcctcggctCCCCGCCAGCCTCTCTTCTCTCCGTTTCCATCCATCAAGCAGCCCAGGAAGTCTCTGGCGGCTCGGAACCTGGGCCTTTACGGGCCGACATCCAGAACCCCCACGGTCCACTTCCCCCAGCTGAGCCGCAGCCTGAACCGGAGCAGCGCCGCCGGGGCCACGGGCCGGCGGTGA
- the tbc1d30 gene encoding TBC1 domain family member 30 isoform X5, giving the protein MAQGSRTEPDQAGVDTRLKFTIEPSLGNNGFQQWYDALKAVARLPTGIPREWRKKVWLTLADRYLHSISINWDKTLRFTFNERSNPDDDSLGIQIVKDLHRTGCSSYCGQEGEQDRVVLKRVLLAYARWNKSVGYCQGFNVLAALILEVTEGNESDALKVMIYLIDKVLPESYFANNLRALSVDMAVFRDLLRLKLPRLSQHLHHLQKVANREAGGSYEPPLTNIFTMQWFLTMFATCLPAPTVLRIWDSVFFEGSEVLFRAALAIWERLGERIEDCQTADEFYSTMGGLTQEMLEQNLLHPAQLMQDVYSMAPFPFPQLAELREKYTYNITPFPTAAKVNTKVNASSGPSGWDSEEDADVDDDDSVAAALGCLGPLGGLLAPELQRYQKHLKDQRVEQGNIAELSPGAVGGAATGSGRAEHQAAVNSMMLERMSTDITALKKQYGRIKRRQQQQAMRLCIRTGPGPGMAISPGVLQDRLNKPGSGSDPEAHDKCLATQVLASQLNPSSAVINHLLLGRKPRGPSRTFRPGSAGSPCRRRRASSSTGSPGSRRGSPGRNHARQHRRNPARVRARIGVRDSEVREDDDDEDDEEEGESGCEEEVKVEEVEVRLDSLDLENQATQNSHTDPEPEPDEEARRAAAPLPPPDSDRPGEPDSAGSDGPDAEPSTSSSSPGSPLPPSSSSLSPPLPSSSSFPGPPPPPSSSSPGSPLPPSSSSPGSPLPPSSSSPGSASPLPSSLSPPLPPSSSSAPRQPLFSPFPSIKQPRKSLAARNLGLYGPTSRTPTVHFPQLSRSLNRSSAAGATGRR; this is encoded by the exons ATGGCGCAGGGGAGCCGAACCGAACCGGACCAAGCAG GTGTTGACACCAGGCTGAAGTTCACCATCGAGCCGTCGCTGGGAAACAACGGCTTCCAGCAG TGGTACGATGCGCTGAAAGCTGTGGCGCGGCTTCCCACCGGGATACCGAGGGAGTGGAGGAAGAAG GTTTGGCTAACGCTAGCGGACCGCTACCTCCACAGCATCTCCATCAACTGGGACAAAACGCTTCGCTTCACCTTCAACGAGCGCAGCAACCCGGACGACGACTCCCTGGGCATCCAGATCGTCAAG GATCTGCATCGCACCGGCTGCAGTTCTTACTGCGGCCAGGAGGGGGAGCAGGACCGGGTGGTTCTGAAGCGGGTTCTGCTGGCCTACGCCCGCTGGAACAAGTCGGTGGGTTACTGCCAGGGCTTCAACGTGCTGGCCGCTCTCATCCTGGAGGTGACTGAAGGAAACGAGAGCGACGCGCTGAAG GTGATGATCTACCTGATCGACAAGGTTCTGCCAGAGAGCTACTTTGCCAACAACCTGCGAGCGCTATCAG TGGACATGGCGGTGTTCCGGGACCTGCTGCGGCTCAAGCTGCCCCGACTGTCTCAGCACCTTCATCACCTGCAGAAAGTAGCCAATCGGGAGGCTGGAG GCAGCTACGAGCCGCCGCTCACCAACATCTTCACCATGCAGTGGTTCCTCACCATGTTCGCCACCTGCCTACCGGCGCCAACCGTCCTCAGGATCTGGGACTCGGTGTTCTTCGAGGGGTCCGAGGTTCTGTTCCGGGCGGCGCTGGCCATCTGGGAGCGGCTGGGGGA GAGGATCGAGGACTGCCAGACGGCGGACGAGTTCTACAGCACCATGGGCGGCCTGACCCAGGAGATGCTGGAGCAGAACCTGCTGCACCCGGCGCAGCTCATGcag GACGTTTACTCCATGGCGCCGTTCCCGTTCCCCCAGCTGGCCGAGCTCAGAGAGAAATACACCTACAACATCACGCCGTTCCCCACCGCAGCCAAGGTCAACACCAAGGTCAACGCAAG CAGCGGTCCGTCCGGTTGGGACAGTGAGGAAGACGCCGATGTGGACGATGACGACTCTGTGGCGGCGGCCCTGGGCTGCTTGGGGCCCCTGGGCGGCCTGCTGGCCCCTGAGCTGCAGAGATACCAGAAACACCTCAAAG ATCAGCGAGTCGAGCAGGGCAACATCGCCGAGCTGAGCCCGGGCGCCGTGGGCGGAGCCGCCACAGGAAGTGGTCGTGCGGAGCATCAGGCGGCCGTCAACAGCATGATGTTGGAGCGGATGAGCACCGACATCACGGCGCTGAAGAAGCAATATGGCCGCATCaagcggcggcagcagcagcaggccaTGCGGCTCTGCATCCGCACAG GACCCGGACCCGGCATGGCCATTAGTCCTGGGGTTCTGCAGGACCGTCTCAACAAACCCGGCAGCGGTTCTGACCCGGAAGCTCACG aTAAATGTCTCGCCACGCAGGTTTTGGCCTCGCAGCTCAACCCGTCCAGTGCCGTCATCAACCACCTGCTGCTGGGCCGGAAGCCCCGCGGCCCGTCCAGAACCTTCCGGCCCGGGTCGGCCGGCTCGCCCTGCAGGCGGCGCCGCGCCTCCAGCAGCACCGGCTCCCCGGGCAGCCGCAGAGGCTCTCCGGGGCGGAACCACGCTCGGCAGCACCGCAGGAACCCGGCCCGGGTCCGGGCCCGGATTGGGGTCCGAGACTCTGAGGTGagggaggatgatgatgatgaagatgatgaagaggaagggGAGTCAGGATGTGAAGAGGAGGtgaaggtggaggaggtggaggtccGGCTGGACTCCCTGGACCTGGAGAACCAAGCAACCCAGAACTCCCATAccgacccagaaccagaacctgatgAAGAGGCGAGGagagctgcagctcctcttcctcctccagacTCAGACCGACCCGGAGAGCCAGACTCAGCCGGTTCTGATGGACCTGATGCAGAACCTTCAACATCATCTTCCTCCCCCGGTTCTCCTCtacctccctcctcttcctcactcagtcctcctcttccttcctcctcttccttccccggtcctcctcctcctccctcctcttcctcccccggTTCTCCTCttcccccctcctcttcctctcccggttctcctcttcctccctcctcttcctcccccggttctgcttctcctcttccttcctcactcagtcctcctcttcctccctcctcttcctcggctCCCCGCCAGCCTCTCTTCTCTCCGTTTCCATCCATCAAGCAGCCCAGGAAGTCTCTGGCGGCTCGGAACCTGGGCCTTTACGGGCCGACATCCAGAACCCCCACGGTCCACTTCCCCCAGCTGAGCCGCAGCCTGAACCGGAGCAGCGCCGCCGGGGCCACGGGCCGGCGGTGA
- the tbc1d30 gene encoding TBC1 domain family member 30 isoform X7 — translation MRQERLPAGRRPRAVGRQRPQGPAGVGGIISSVLRKRNGISRSAPRLLCTLEPGVDTRLKFTIEPSLGNNGFQQWYDALKAVARLPTGIPREWRKKVWLTLADRYLHSISINWDKTLRFTFNERSNPDDDSLGIQIVKDLHRTGCSSYCGQEGEQDRVVLKRVLLAYARWNKSVGYCQGFNVLAALILEVTEGNESDALKVMIYLIDKVLPESYFANNLRALSVDMAVFRDLLRLKLPRLSQHLHHLQKVANREAGGSYEPPLTNIFTMQWFLTMFATCLPAPTVLRIWDSVFFEGSEVLFRAALAIWERLGERIEDCQTADEFYSTMGGLTQEMLEQNLLHPAQLMQDVYSMAPFPFPQLAELREKYTYNITPFPTAAKVNTKVNASGPSGWDSEEDADVDDDDSVAAALGCLGPLGGLLAPELQRYQKHLKDQRVEQGNIAELSPGAVGGAATGSGRAEHQAAVNSMMLERMSTDITALKKQYGRIKRRQQQQAMRLCIRTGPGPGMAISPGVLQDRLNKPGSGSDPEAHDKCLATQVLASQLNPSSAVINHLLLGRKPRGPSRTFRPGSAGSPCRRRRASSSTGSPGSRRGSPGRNHARQHRRNPARVRARIGVRDSEVREDDDDEDDEEEGESGCEEEVKVEEVEVRLDSLDLENQATQNSHTDPEPEPDEEARRAAAPLPPPDSDRPGEPDSAGSDGPDAEPSTSSSSPGSPLPPSSSSLSPPLPSSSSFPGPPPPPSSSSPGSPLPPSSSSPGSPLPPSSSSPGSASPLPSSLSPPLPPSSSSAPRQPLFSPFPSIKQPRKSLAARNLGLYGPTSRTPTVHFPQLSRSLNRSSAAGATGRR, via the exons ATGAGGCAGGAGCGGCTCCCCGCCGGCAGGAGGCCCCGGGCGGTCGGCCGGCAGCGGCCGCAGGGCCCGGCGGGGGTCGGCGGCATCATCAGCAGCGTCCTGCGGAAACGCAACGGGATCTCCCGCAGCGCCCCGCGGCTGCTCTGCACCCTGGAACCAG GTGTTGACACCAGGCTGAAGTTCACCATCGAGCCGTCGCTGGGAAACAACGGCTTCCAGCAG TGGTACGATGCGCTGAAAGCTGTGGCGCGGCTTCCCACCGGGATACCGAGGGAGTGGAGGAAGAAG GTTTGGCTAACGCTAGCGGACCGCTACCTCCACAGCATCTCCATCAACTGGGACAAAACGCTTCGCTTCACCTTCAACGAGCGCAGCAACCCGGACGACGACTCCCTGGGCATCCAGATCGTCAAG GATCTGCATCGCACCGGCTGCAGTTCTTACTGCGGCCAGGAGGGGGAGCAGGACCGGGTGGTTCTGAAGCGGGTTCTGCTGGCCTACGCCCGCTGGAACAAGTCGGTGGGTTACTGCCAGGGCTTCAACGTGCTGGCCGCTCTCATCCTGGAGGTGACTGAAGGAAACGAGAGCGACGCGCTGAAG GTGATGATCTACCTGATCGACAAGGTTCTGCCAGAGAGCTACTTTGCCAACAACCTGCGAGCGCTATCAG TGGACATGGCGGTGTTCCGGGACCTGCTGCGGCTCAAGCTGCCCCGACTGTCTCAGCACCTTCATCACCTGCAGAAAGTAGCCAATCGGGAGGCTGGAG GCAGCTACGAGCCGCCGCTCACCAACATCTTCACCATGCAGTGGTTCCTCACCATGTTCGCCACCTGCCTACCGGCGCCAACCGTCCTCAGGATCTGGGACTCGGTGTTCTTCGAGGGGTCCGAGGTTCTGTTCCGGGCGGCGCTGGCCATCTGGGAGCGGCTGGGGGA GAGGATCGAGGACTGCCAGACGGCGGACGAGTTCTACAGCACCATGGGCGGCCTGACCCAGGAGATGCTGGAGCAGAACCTGCTGCACCCGGCGCAGCTCATGcag GACGTTTACTCCATGGCGCCGTTCCCGTTCCCCCAGCTGGCCGAGCTCAGAGAGAAATACACCTACAACATCACGCCGTTCCCCACCGCAGCCAAGGTCAACACCAAGGTCAACGCAAG CGGTCCGTCCGGTTGGGACAGTGAGGAAGACGCCGATGTGGACGATGACGACTCTGTGGCGGCGGCCCTGGGCTGCTTGGGGCCCCTGGGCGGCCTGCTGGCCCCTGAGCTGCAGAGATACCAGAAACACCTCAAAG ATCAGCGAGTCGAGCAGGGCAACATCGCCGAGCTGAGCCCGGGCGCCGTGGGCGGAGCCGCCACAGGAAGTGGTCGTGCGGAGCATCAGGCGGCCGTCAACAGCATGATGTTGGAGCGGATGAGCACCGACATCACGGCGCTGAAGAAGCAATATGGCCGCATCaagcggcggcagcagcagcaggccaTGCGGCTCTGCATCCGCACAG GACCCGGACCCGGCATGGCCATTAGTCCTGGGGTTCTGCAGGACCGTCTCAACAAACCCGGCAGCGGTTCTGACCCGGAAGCTCACG aTAAATGTCTCGCCACGCAGGTTTTGGCCTCGCAGCTCAACCCGTCCAGTGCCGTCATCAACCACCTGCTGCTGGGCCGGAAGCCCCGCGGCCCGTCCAGAACCTTCCGGCCCGGGTCGGCCGGCTCGCCCTGCAGGCGGCGCCGCGCCTCCAGCAGCACCGGCTCCCCGGGCAGCCGCAGAGGCTCTCCGGGGCGGAACCACGCTCGGCAGCACCGCAGGAACCCGGCCCGGGTCCGGGCCCGGATTGGGGTCCGAGACTCTGAGGTGagggaggatgatgatgatgaagatgatgaagaggaagggGAGTCAGGATGTGAAGAGGAGGtgaaggtggaggaggtggaggtccGGCTGGACTCCCTGGACCTGGAGAACCAAGCAACCCAGAACTCCCATAccgacccagaaccagaacctgatgAAGAGGCGAGGagagctgcagctcctcttcctcctccagacTCAGACCGACCCGGAGAGCCAGACTCAGCCGGTTCTGATGGACCTGATGCAGAACCTTCAACATCATCTTCCTCCCCCGGTTCTCCTCtacctccctcctcttcctcactcagtcctcctcttccttcctcctcttccttccccggtcctcctcctcctccctcctcttcctcccccggTTCTCCTCttcccccctcctcttcctctcccggttctcctcttcctccctcctcttcctcccccggttctgcttctcctcttccttcctcactcagtcctcctcttcctccctcctcttcctcggctCCCCGCCAGCCTCTCTTCTCTCCGTTTCCATCCATCAAGCAGCCCAGGAAGTCTCTGGCGGCTCGGAACCTGGGCCTTTACGGGCCGACATCCAGAACCCCCACGGTCCACTTCCCCCAGCTGAGCCGCAGCCTGAACCGGAGCAGCGCCGCCGGGGCCACGGGCCGGCGGTGA